The following are encoded in a window of Paenibacillus polymyxa genomic DNA:
- a CDS encoding galactokinase, which yields MNSTELKKHFIEKYGESSNELRIFHAPGRVNLIGEHIDYNGGYVLPAALEFGTTLILRARNDDEIHFASTNLSYEVSIPRGEIGKNKTDEWVDYPVGVLVELAEKGVHPSNGYDLLYHGEIPNGAGLSSSASIEVVTGYAFLTIEKQETDTVEIALLSQRAENNYVGVNCGIMDQFAVANGAADHAILLMCDTLEYRKVPFRTGAYKLVIGNTNKRRGLVDSAYNERRSQCAEALSILQQQEPSLEYLAQLDEARFGELQHHIADQTVRRRAQHVVEENARVLASVDALAANELAAFGQLMNASHDSLRDLYEVSCTELDVMVEEARRIPGTLGARMTGAGFGGCTVSLVHEDDVERFVKEVGEAYQTRTGLEASFYVCKAGDGVKELKEDE from the coding sequence ATGAACTCTACTGAATTAAAGAAACATTTTATTGAAAAATATGGTGAAAGCAGCAATGAACTGCGGATATTTCATGCACCTGGACGTGTCAATCTGATTGGAGAGCATATCGACTATAACGGTGGTTATGTACTCCCGGCTGCGCTGGAATTCGGAACGACGCTAATCCTTCGTGCGCGCAATGATGATGAAATTCATTTTGCTTCGACAAACCTGTCGTATGAAGTGTCTATCCCCCGTGGAGAAATAGGTAAAAACAAAACGGATGAGTGGGTGGACTATCCGGTGGGTGTGCTGGTGGAGTTGGCTGAAAAGGGAGTTCATCCGTCTAACGGATATGACCTGCTCTATCATGGAGAAATACCGAATGGTGCTGGATTATCCTCCTCAGCCTCCATTGAGGTTGTTACAGGATACGCGTTCCTCACGATCGAAAAACAGGAAACAGATACGGTCGAAATCGCTTTGTTGTCCCAGCGGGCAGAAAACAATTACGTTGGTGTCAATTGCGGTATTATGGACCAGTTCGCTGTAGCGAACGGAGCAGCTGATCATGCAATTCTGCTGATGTGCGATACGTTGGAGTACCGTAAAGTGCCATTCCGCACGGGGGCTTATAAGCTCGTGATCGGCAATACAAACAAGCGTCGCGGTTTGGTGGACTCAGCCTATAACGAGCGTCGTAGCCAGTGTGCCGAAGCACTGTCCATTTTACAGCAGCAGGAGCCATCACTGGAATACCTCGCTCAGCTGGATGAGGCACGTTTCGGAGAGCTTCAGCATCACATCGCGGACCAAACAGTGCGTCGGCGGGCACAGCATGTGGTGGAGGAAAACGCTCGTGTGTTGGCCTCTGTCGATGCTCTCGCAGCGAATGAACTTGCAGCTTTTGGTCAGTTAATGAATGCTTCTCATGATTCATTGCGCGATTTGTATGAGGTCAGCTGCACGGAGCTGGACGTCATGGTTGAAGAAGCACGACGCATTCCTGGCACGCTGGGTGCTCGTATGACAGGAGCCGGATTTGGAGGTTGTACGGTTTCATTGGTTCATGAGGACGATGTGGAACGTTTTGTGAAGGAAGTCGGCGAAGCTTATCAGACCCGCACAGGGCTGGAAGCCAGCTTTTATGTATGCAAGGCAGGAGACGGAGTAAAAGAACTGAAGGAGGACGAATAA
- a CDS encoding iron-containing alcohol dehydrogenase yields the protein MKAFEFYNPTQLIFGKGQLEALKREVPKYGKRVLLVYGGGSIKRSGLYDNVISLLGEIGAEVTELAGVEPNPRLSTVHKGVELCKTHQIDLVLAVGGGSVLDCSKAIAVGAKYDGDMWDFAERKAAPQAALPLGTVLTMAATGSEMNAGSVITNEKTQEKLGWGSVFAFPAFSILDPVNTYSLPQNQTVYGIVDMMSHTLEHYFHLESNTPVQLGWCETILRTVMDAAPGLVNDLENYELRETIMYCGTMALNGFLNMGLTGDWATHNIEHAVSAVYDIPHGGGLAILFPNWMKHNLHVKPERFKQLAVNVFHVNPEGKSDEEVALEGIQALRDFWNSIGAPSRLADYDIDASQIDVMADKAVKFGSFGGFNKLNREDVVEIYKASL from the coding sequence ATGAAAGCATTCGAATTTTATAATCCTACACAATTGATCTTCGGTAAAGGACAATTGGAGGCTCTCAAGCGTGAAGTTCCTAAATATGGTAAACGTGTACTACTTGTATATGGCGGCGGCAGCATTAAGCGCAGCGGTTTGTACGATAATGTAATAAGTTTGCTTGGTGAAATTGGTGCAGAGGTAACGGAACTGGCTGGTGTAGAGCCGAATCCTCGCTTATCTACAGTACATAAAGGCGTGGAATTGTGTAAAACACATCAAATCGACCTCGTTCTGGCTGTAGGCGGTGGTAGTGTGCTGGATTGTTCCAAAGCCATTGCTGTTGGTGCAAAATATGATGGCGACATGTGGGATTTTGCAGAGCGTAAAGCGGCACCACAGGCAGCATTGCCATTAGGTACAGTTTTGACCATGGCAGCTACCGGTTCTGAAATGAATGCGGGTTCTGTTATTACAAATGAAAAAACACAGGAAAAATTGGGATGGGGTAGCGTATTTGCGTTCCCTGCGTTTTCTATTCTTGACCCTGTAAACACATACTCACTGCCACAAAATCAAACCGTTTACGGAATCGTAGATATGATGTCACATACGCTGGAGCATTATTTCCATTTGGAATCCAATACTCCGGTCCAACTTGGCTGGTGCGAAACGATTTTGCGTACGGTCATGGATGCGGCTCCAGGTCTGGTCAACGATCTGGAAAACTACGAGCTGCGTGAAACGATTATGTATTGTGGTACGATGGCGCTGAACGGCTTCCTGAACATGGGGCTGACAGGTGACTGGGCTACTCACAATATCGAACATGCTGTGTCTGCTGTTTATGATATTCCACATGGTGGAGGACTGGCTATTCTGTTCCCGAACTGGATGAAACACAATCTGCATGTGAAGCCTGAACGCTTCAAACAACTGGCCGTCAATGTGTTCCATGTAAACCCAGAAGGCAAGAGTGATGAAGAAGTGGCGCTGGAAGGTATTCAGGCGTTGCGTGATTTCTGGAACTCGATTGGTGCACCAAGCCGTCTGGCTGATTACGATATTGATGCGTCCCAGATCGATGTTATGGCTGATAAAGCTGTGAAATTCGGATCTTTTGGTGGTTTTAATAAGCTCAATCGCGAAGATGTAGTCGAAATTTACAAAGCATCTCTGTAA
- a CDS encoding NAD-dependent protein deacylase, giving the protein MKVNTLAEWIQQSQNIVFFGGAGTSTESGIPDFRSAAGLYQSEEKLPYSPEVMLSRSFFVKHPEVFFDFYRSKMLHPDAEPNGCHHFLASLEKQGRLKAVVTQNIDGLHQAAGSVNVLELHGSVHRNQCMECGRFYSLDEVMNSSEVVPKCPIDGGIIKPDVVLYEEELNQDTIIQSVQAISQADLLLIGGTSLTVHPAAGLITYFRGKHTVLLNTDPTSYDHKADLLITDPIGKVMEKLAHQLGL; this is encoded by the coding sequence ATGAAAGTTAATACGTTGGCGGAATGGATACAGCAATCGCAGAATATTGTTTTTTTCGGCGGTGCAGGCACATCGACGGAAAGTGGTATTCCGGATTTTCGTTCGGCAGCTGGCCTGTATCAAAGTGAGGAGAAATTGCCTTATTCGCCTGAGGTTATGCTGAGCCGTTCATTTTTTGTGAAGCATCCTGAAGTGTTCTTTGACTTCTATCGCAGCAAAATGCTGCATCCCGATGCGGAGCCGAACGGTTGTCATCATTTCCTCGCGTCATTGGAAAAGCAAGGCCGTCTAAAAGCGGTTGTGACCCAAAATATTGACGGCTTACATCAGGCTGCCGGCAGTGTGAATGTATTGGAACTTCACGGCTCGGTGCATCGGAACCAATGTATGGAATGCGGACGCTTTTACAGCCTAGATGAAGTGATGAACAGCTCTGAGGTTGTACCTAAATGTCCAATAGATGGAGGAATTATCAAACCGGATGTCGTTTTATATGAGGAGGAGCTGAATCAGGATACCATTATTCAATCCGTTCAGGCTATTTCGCAGGCTGATCTGCTGTTAATTGGAGGAACGTCGCTGACAGTACATCCTGCTGCGGGCTTGATTACTTATTTTCGTGGTAAACATACGGTGCTGCTGAATACAGATCCCACCTCGTATGATCATAAGGCGGATCTTTTGATCACCGATCCAATCGGTAAAGTTATGGAAAAACTTGCTCATCAATTAGGTCTGTAA
- the galE gene encoding UDP-glucose 4-epimerase GalE, which translates to MAILVTGGAGYIGSHTVAELLDLGEEVVVLDNLQTGHKAALLGGKLYEGDLRDKELLSKLFSENSIDAVIHFAANSLVGESMQNPGKYYDNNVFGTLSLLEAMKDAGVRRIVFSSTAATYGEPEKVPIEEGDRTEPTNVYGETKLMMERMMSWFDKVLGIKYVSLRYFNAAGAHESGKIGEDHRPESHLIPLVLQTALKQRPHIAVFGEDYATPDGTCVRDYIHVSDLADAHVRAVNYLREGNDSNVFNLGNGQGFSVKEVIETARKVTGLDIPVVTEPRRAGDPAILVASSDKARSVLGWSPARTQLEDIISGAWGWHQSHPHGYGDE; encoded by the coding sequence ATGGCCATTTTAGTCACAGGTGGAGCTGGATATATCGGTTCACATACCGTAGCAGAACTGTTGGATCTGGGAGAAGAAGTTGTGGTGCTGGACAATTTGCAAACCGGGCACAAAGCAGCATTGCTTGGAGGCAAGTTGTATGAAGGGGATTTGAGGGATAAAGAACTACTGTCCAAACTGTTCTCTGAAAATAGTATCGATGCAGTTATCCATTTTGCAGCCAATTCGCTGGTTGGAGAAAGCATGCAAAATCCTGGTAAATATTACGACAACAATGTATTTGGCACGCTGAGCTTGCTGGAGGCGATGAAGGATGCTGGAGTGCGCCGAATCGTGTTTTCCTCTACTGCGGCTACCTACGGCGAACCGGAAAAGGTGCCGATTGAAGAGGGAGACCGTACAGAGCCTACCAACGTGTATGGTGAAACAAAGCTGATGATGGAGCGCATGATGTCGTGGTTTGATAAAGTTTTAGGCATCAAATATGTTTCTTTACGGTATTTTAATGCGGCTGGTGCGCATGAGAGCGGCAAGATCGGTGAAGATCACCGACCAGAAAGCCATCTGATCCCGTTAGTGCTCCAGACAGCCTTGAAGCAACGTCCACACATCGCTGTGTTTGGTGAGGATTATGCGACACCTGACGGCACGTGTGTTCGGGATTACATTCACGTGAGTGACCTGGCGGATGCTCATGTGCGTGCAGTAAATTACTTGCGCGAAGGCAATGACAGCAACGTATTCAACTTGGGCAATGGACAGGGCTTCTCTGTGAAAGAAGTTATTGAGACGGCACGCAAGGTCACTGGACTCGACATTCCAGTTGTTACAGAGCCACGCCGCGCAGGCGATCCAGCGATATTGGTTGCATCTTCTGACAAGGCTCGTTCGGTGTTGGGCTGGAGTCCAGCACGTACCCAATTGGAGGATATTATTAGCGGAGCATGGGGATGGCATCAGTCGCACCCTCACGGCTACGGCGACGAATAG
- a CDS encoding UDP-glucose--hexose-1-phosphate uridylyltransferase, which translates to MSERQSTDKGPGREHSRHLAHDIDETVQQSALYAVEQLVAFAQNKGLIGPQDTDYSRNLLLEQFGFSEPYSGGEAGGVMAPEALQPVLNILIDYGFAIGLIPENTDTYRDLLDSKIMGLLMARPSEVIRDFHQTEAERGIEAATDAFYQLSIDSNYIRMDRVASNVYWNQSTSYGDMEITINLSKPEKSPKEIAMAKLLPPPVYPKCQLCRENVGYAGRVNHPSRQNLRIIPVELNGEPWFFQYSPYVYYNEHCIVFHHDHVPMKLTKDTLRRLLAFTKAFPHYFIGSNADLPIVGGSILTHDHFQGGRHTFPIEKAGVDGVYHNEAFPQVTAGIVNWPMSVIRFTSTDAEALLEAGNAAFEAWKAYSDPVADVLSHTEQEGETIPHNTVTPIVRRDSEGRYQMDLVLRNNRTSEKYPEGIFHPHRDMHHIKKENIGLIEVMGLAILPGRLKDELDGIADILCGDDKLAVAMQQEGHPLFKHADWIYQLNTRFGRLPDKETAVRTVQNEVGLKFSEILEHAGVYKRNESGQQAFGRFMKQLGYTLGE; encoded by the coding sequence ATGAGCGAGCGCCAATCCACAGATAAAGGCCCAGGCCGGGAACATTCCCGGCATCTGGCCCATGACATCGACGAAACTGTGCAGCAATCGGCTCTATATGCGGTGGAACAACTGGTTGCATTCGCACAAAACAAGGGCTTGATCGGTCCGCAAGATACAGATTACAGCCGTAATCTGCTGTTGGAGCAGTTTGGGTTTTCGGAGCCTTATTCAGGTGGGGAAGCAGGGGGCGTTATGGCCCCCGAAGCTCTCCAGCCTGTGCTTAATATATTGATAGATTATGGTTTTGCCATAGGACTTATCCCTGAAAACACAGATACGTATCGCGATTTGCTTGATTCCAAAATCATGGGACTACTGATGGCGAGACCGTCTGAAGTCATCCGTGACTTTCATCAAACGGAGGCTGAACGTGGCATAGAGGCGGCGACAGATGCTTTTTATCAATTATCCATCGATTCGAACTACATCCGAATGGATCGGGTTGCCAGCAATGTGTACTGGAATCAGTCGACATCTTACGGAGATATGGAAATCACGATTAATTTGTCCAAGCCAGAAAAAAGTCCTAAGGAAATTGCGATGGCGAAGCTTTTGCCGCCGCCTGTTTATCCCAAGTGTCAATTATGCCGTGAAAACGTCGGATATGCAGGAAGAGTAAATCATCCGTCCCGTCAAAATCTGCGTATCATTCCGGTGGAATTGAATGGGGAGCCGTGGTTTTTTCAATACTCACCCTATGTGTATTATAACGAGCATTGCATCGTGTTCCATCATGATCATGTACCGATGAAGCTTACGAAGGATACACTGCGGCGCTTGCTGGCCTTTACGAAAGCGTTTCCGCATTATTTTATTGGCTCCAATGCGGATCTGCCGATTGTCGGCGGATCGATCCTGACCCATGATCATTTTCAGGGTGGTCGTCATACATTCCCAATTGAAAAAGCGGGTGTGGACGGCGTATACCATAATGAAGCGTTCCCGCAGGTTACAGCAGGGATCGTAAACTGGCCGATGTCGGTCATCCGTTTTACGTCAACAGATGCCGAGGCGCTGTTGGAGGCGGGAAATGCTGCTTTTGAAGCCTGGAAAGCTTATAGTGATCCTGTAGCTGATGTCCTCTCTCATACAGAGCAGGAGGGGGAAACGATTCCACATAATACTGTGACGCCGATTGTGCGCCGAGATTCCGAAGGCAGGTATCAGATGGATCTCGTACTGCGCAACAACCGAACGAGTGAAAAGTATCCAGAAGGTATTTTCCATCCTCACCGCGATATGCATCACATCAAGAAGGAAAATATCGGTCTAATCGAAGTCATGGGACTTGCCATATTACCGGGCCGGCTCAAGGATGAACTGGATGGGATTGCAGATATTTTGTGTGGGGATGACAAACTGGCTGTGGCTATGCAGCAGGAAGGACATCCACTGTTTAAGCATGCAGACTGGATTTATCAGTTAAACACTCGGTTCGGTCGTTTGCCTGACAAGGAAACGGCTGTTCGTACCGTACAAAATGAAGTTGGACTGAAATTCAGTGAAATTTTAGAGCATGCAGGAGTGTATAAACGGAATGAGTCGGGGCAGCAGGCGTTTGGTCGTTTTATGAAACAATTGGGATATACTTTGGGAGAATAA
- a CDS encoding flotillin family protein, translating to MQDIVLVPGIVVIVIVILGIAFWARYKTVGPDEGMIVTGSFLGNKNISEDDSGRKIKIVRGGGAFIWPIFQQSEFISLLSHKLDVTTPEVYTEQGVPVIADGVAIIKVGSSIEDVATAAEQFIGKPLEALRGEAQEVLEGHLRAILGSMTVEEVYRNRDRFAQEVQGVAARDLKKMGLQIVSFTIKDVRDKHGYLDALGKPRIAAVKRDAEIAEAEAVRDARIQKARAEQEGQKAELLRDTNIAEAAKEKELKVASFKKEQDTAKAEADQAYHIQEARAKQTAVEEQMKVELVRKEREIDLQSKEIQVREKQYDAEVKKKAEADRYAVEQAAEADKSRKMREAESLQYSIETQAKASAEQKRLNGQAEADAERAKGTADADVIRLRGLAEAEAKEKLAEAFQKFGEAAVLDIIVKMLPDLAGRIAEPIASIDKLTVVDTGKGEGAARVSNYVTELMATAPEMLKSVSGIDVEQLIKGLTTGKKGLHSVPPSGEANKQPLPASVGVALTDKE from the coding sequence TTGCAAGATATTGTGTTGGTCCCTGGGATTGTTGTCATCGTTATCGTTATATTAGGGATCGCTTTTTGGGCCCGTTACAAAACGGTAGGACCGGATGAAGGGATGATCGTGACGGGCTCTTTTCTGGGAAATAAAAATATTTCCGAGGATGACTCTGGACGCAAAATTAAAATTGTACGCGGCGGGGGGGCCTTCATTTGGCCAATTTTCCAGCAGTCCGAATTCATCTCTCTGTTGTCCCATAAACTGGACGTAACCACACCGGAAGTGTATACGGAGCAAGGAGTTCCCGTGATTGCGGATGGTGTGGCGATTATCAAGGTCGGCAGTTCTATTGAGGATGTGGCTACAGCAGCCGAGCAGTTCATCGGGAAGCCACTGGAGGCTCTTAGAGGAGAGGCTCAGGAAGTGCTGGAGGGACATTTGCGCGCAATCCTCGGTTCGATGACAGTGGAAGAAGTTTATCGTAATCGGGATCGGTTTGCGCAGGAAGTACAGGGCGTGGCTGCTCGTGATCTGAAAAAGATGGGCTTGCAAATCGTTTCATTCACCATCAAAGATGTGCGTGATAAGCACGGATATCTGGATGCGCTTGGTAAGCCGAGAATTGCCGCTGTGAAACGGGATGCTGAGATTGCAGAAGCCGAGGCTGTGCGGGATGCACGGATTCAGAAGGCGCGTGCGGAACAGGAAGGCCAGAAGGCCGAACTGCTGCGGGATACCAACATTGCGGAGGCAGCCAAGGAGAAGGAACTGAAAGTGGCTTCGTTTAAGAAAGAACAGGATACAGCGAAGGCAGAAGCCGATCAGGCTTATCACATTCAGGAGGCCCGTGCCAAGCAGACTGCTGTCGAAGAGCAGATGAAGGTCGAGCTGGTGCGCAAAGAACGGGAAATTGATCTTCAATCCAAGGAAATACAGGTACGTGAAAAGCAATATGATGCGGAAGTGAAAAAGAAGGCAGAAGCCGATCGGTATGCGGTCGAGCAAGCGGCGGAAGCAGATAAATCGCGTAAAATGCGTGAGGCTGAATCGCTGCAATACTCGATTGAGACACAGGCTAAAGCGTCAGCTGAACAAAAACGTCTCAACGGGCAAGCAGAAGCGGATGCCGAACGCGCCAAAGGTACGGCAGACGCAGATGTCATCCGTTTGCGTGGACTTGCAGAAGCGGAGGCCAAGGAAAAACTGGCGGAGGCGTTCCAAAAGTTTGGAGAGGCTGCCGTGCTCGATATTATCGTGAAAATGTTGCCTGATCTGGCTGGACGTATTGCCGAACCGATTGCGTCCATTGATAAACTCACCGTAGTTGATACGGGAAAAGGAGAAGGAGCAGCGCGTGTCAGCAATTATGTCACCGAACTCATGGCTACGGCACCCGAGATGCTGAAGAGTGTATCCGGTATTGATGTGGAGCAGTTAATCAAGGGGTTGACCACGGGGAAAAAAGGCCTTCATTCCGTGCCGCCTTCCGGTGAAGCGAATAAGCAGCCTCTTCCAGCCTCGGTGGGGGTAGCGCTAACTGATAAAGAATAA
- a CDS encoding HAD family hydrolase: MSELIVQGERYPCRGILLDKDGTLLDFIQLWGPWARSILDMMEQHLTVAGAGFTVEKGTVLGTVHDQEGRVIGYDPSGPLAMGTVDESTGVLAWQLYNTGVPWNEAVRLVRDFNKTAMADIRRHRAAKVFPGLRTLLEQSRHAGLKLAVVTSDSTEAAQEHLEWMGLTSYFDEIIGHDRVTYGKPDPEMAEKACALLGLSPADVVVIGDSNGDMQMGKRAGVRLAIGFAPEAERSGHLLDADKVVRGYEELEVRRV; this comes from the coding sequence ATGTCTGAGCTGATCGTGCAGGGGGAGCGGTACCCATGCCGTGGTATTTTATTAGATAAAGATGGAACGTTGCTGGATTTTATTCAGTTGTGGGGCCCCTGGGCTCGTTCTATACTGGATATGATGGAGCAGCATCTTACCGTGGCAGGTGCCGGTTTTACGGTGGAAAAAGGTACCGTTCTAGGTACTGTTCACGATCAGGAGGGACGTGTGATCGGTTACGACCCTTCTGGCCCGCTGGCCATGGGGACGGTGGACGAAAGTACGGGGGTACTGGCTTGGCAGCTTTATAATACTGGTGTACCGTGGAATGAAGCGGTCCGGCTTGTCCGCGACTTTAATAAAACGGCCATGGCTGATATTCGGCGACATCGGGCAGCGAAGGTGTTTCCAGGGTTGCGGACATTGCTGGAGCAAAGCCGCCATGCCGGGCTGAAGCTAGCGGTTGTGACCTCTGACAGTACAGAGGCTGCACAGGAGCATTTGGAGTGGATGGGGCTGACATCCTATTTTGATGAGATTATCGGACATGATAGGGTTACATATGGTAAGCCTGACCCGGAAATGGCTGAAAAAGCCTGCGCATTACTAGGCTTGTCGCCGGCGGACGTGGTAGTCATCGGAGACAGCAATGGGGACATGCAGATGGGCAAACGTGCCGGAGTGCGGCTCGCTATTGGATTTGCGCCAGAAGCAGAACGTTCTGGTCATTTGCTGGATGCCGATAAGGTTGTTCGTGGATATGAAGAACTGGAGGTGCGTAGGGTATGA
- a CDS encoding AraC family transcriptional regulator translates to MQAHSYSYAVASNPVFYENSPLHVLFAGESQTKSGHAVGPKIYDYYLLHFVESGRGIFRTEQHTYQLEENDFFLIHPGQLVSYTSDEEEPWRYRWSAFTGHHTEQVVQEAGLRVHQPVFHASDQSPIPGYLEQMQLAFYSRKSSSHLSALGYLYLIMGEAGNYLSDWTDPSGADSQIQRTVKQMVQYMSTQYAHPVSIEQMSEGLGYNRAYLSRIFKKETGISPVTYLLKLRIDKSRQLLRERPELSVEQVAASVGLTDALYFSRQFKRFCGQSPTEYRSKVKQYPQS, encoded by the coding sequence TTGCAAGCGCATTCATATAGTTATGCCGTCGCCTCTAATCCGGTGTTTTATGAAAATAGCCCGCTGCATGTGCTTTTTGCAGGAGAGAGCCAAACCAAATCCGGTCATGCCGTGGGGCCGAAAATCTATGATTACTATCTGCTACACTTTGTAGAATCGGGCAGAGGTATCTTCCGAACGGAACAGCACACATATCAGCTTGAAGAAAACGATTTTTTCCTTATTCATCCCGGTCAGCTGGTGAGCTATACCTCTGATGAAGAGGAACCGTGGCGTTATCGTTGGTCTGCGTTTACCGGGCACCATACTGAGCAGGTGGTGCAGGAGGCCGGGCTACGTGTTCACCAGCCTGTCTTTCATGCTTCCGATCAAAGTCCCATTCCCGGTTATTTGGAGCAAATGCAATTGGCCTTTTATAGCAGAAAATCTAGTTCTCATCTATCAGCCTTGGGGTATTTGTATCTGATTATGGGGGAAGCAGGCAATTACCTGAGTGACTGGACTGATCCGTCCGGGGCGGATTCGCAAATTCAACGTACAGTCAAGCAGATGGTTCAATATATGTCCACTCAGTACGCACACCCCGTTTCCATTGAGCAAATGTCTGAAGGACTTGGTTATAATCGTGCGTATTTGTCACGGATATTTAAAAAGGAAACGGGGATCTCCCCCGTTACCTATCTGCTTAAGCTAAGAATCGACAAATCACGTCAACTGCTGCGTGAGCGTCCGGAACTATCGGTAGAGCAAGTGGCCGCTTCGGTCGGACTAACCGATGCCTTATATTTCTCACGTCAATTCAAACGCTTCTGTGGTCAGTCTCCAACCGAGTACCGAAGCAAGGTTAAGCAGTATCCACAGTCGTAA
- the mgrA gene encoding L-glyceraldehyde 3-phosphate reductase, with product MVYLAGEDRYETMKYNRTGRSGLKLPAISLGLWHNFGGINNAENGRSMITRSFDLGITHFDLANNYGPPAGSAEEFFGQVLASDMKPYRDELVISTKAGYNMWAGPYGDWGSRKYMISSLDQSLKRMGLDYVDIFYSHRFDPDTPLEETMGALDHIVRSGKALYVGVSNYSAEQTAEAARILKELGTPLLIHQPKYSLLDRWIENGLQDVLDENGVGSIAFCPLAQGLLTNKYLNGIPEDSRAASTSVFLNENHVTPETLRKVRALNQMAAARGQSLAQFSLAWALRGERLTSVLIGASRVSQIEENVATLSNLDFSQEELDRIDSILNAGN from the coding sequence ATGGTTTATTTAGCTGGCGAAGATCGTTATGAAACTATGAAATATAACCGTACAGGGAGATCAGGTCTAAAACTGCCCGCTATTTCGCTGGGCTTGTGGCACAATTTTGGCGGGATTAACAACGCGGAGAATGGCCGTAGCATGATTACTCGCTCCTTTGATCTGGGAATTACGCATTTTGATTTAGCTAATAACTATGGCCCTCCTGCGGGATCAGCTGAGGAATTTTTTGGACAAGTATTAGCCAGTGATATGAAACCGTACCGGGATGAGTTGGTCATCTCCACCAAAGCGGGCTACAATATGTGGGCAGGGCCTTATGGTGACTGGGGATCTCGCAAGTATATGATATCTAGTCTGGATCAGAGCCTGAAGCGGATGGGGCTGGACTATGTCGACATATTCTACTCTCACCGATTTGATCCTGATACGCCGCTGGAAGAAACGATGGGAGCACTGGATCATATCGTACGATCCGGCAAAGCGCTGTATGTGGGTGTGTCCAATTATAGTGCGGAGCAAACAGCAGAAGCAGCTCGCATTCTGAAGGAGCTGGGAACACCGCTTCTGATTCATCAGCCGAAATACTCCTTGCTCGACCGCTGGATTGAAAACGGATTACAAGATGTACTGGACGAAAACGGGGTAGGCAGCATTGCCTTTTGCCCGCTGGCGCAGGGATTGCTGACCAATAAATATTTGAACGGAATTCCCGAGGATTCACGTGCAGCGAGTACTTCGGTTTTCCTGAATGAGAACCATGTGACGCCAGAGACACTTCGCAAGGTACGCGCCCTGAATCAGATGGCTGCTGCACGCGGACAAAGTTTGGCTCAATTTTCGCTGGCCTGGGCTCTGCGCGGCGAACGTCTGACCTCTGTCTTGATTGGGGCAAGCCGTGTAAGCCAAATTGAAGAAAATGTTGCTACCTTATCCAATCTGGACTTTTCTCAGGAGGAATTGGATCGGATTGATTCGATTCTGAATGCCGGGAACTGA
- a CDS encoding protease, which produces METIFWWLLAGGAIFTVVSVLIGDVLGGWLDGALELPSLDWFRPVVLLGAMTAFGGAGVLLTKYTGLSMGWVVVLALGIAFVIGILVFFAFIKPMANSEVSSGFSMRELTGRIGEVTIPVPEVGYGEVMIRLGAGNTIHTASSFDHKPLAAGTRIVVVEVAEGVVRVAYLDT; this is translated from the coding sequence ATGGAAACCATATTTTGGTGGTTATTGGCAGGGGGCGCTATCTTTACCGTAGTCAGTGTGCTGATTGGAGATGTACTCGGTGGTTGGCTGGATGGTGCATTGGAGCTACCGAGCCTCGATTGGTTCAGACCTGTCGTTTTACTTGGAGCCATGACCGCTTTTGGCGGAGCTGGAGTTCTGCTGACAAAGTATACTGGGCTGAGCATGGGGTGGGTCGTCGTGCTTGCTTTAGGGATTGCGTTTGTCATCGGAATACTCGTGTTCTTTGCGTTTATCAAGCCCATGGCGAATTCGGAAGTATCCAGCGGTTTCTCCATGCGTGAGCTGACTGGCCGGATCGGTGAGGTCACCATTCCTGTACCTGAGGTTGGTTACGGGGAGGTTATGATCCGCTTGGGTGCAGGCAACACCATACATACAGCATCGAGCTTCGATCACAAACCGCTTGCTGCGGGAACCCGTATCGTCGTGGTTGAGGTCGCAGAGGGCGTCGTCCGCGTAGCGTACCTGGACACATAG